The following is a genomic window from Antechinus flavipes isolate AdamAnt ecotype Samford, QLD, Australia chromosome 3, AdamAnt_v2, whole genome shotgun sequence.
CAATAATTACCAAGAAATCTGGAATAGAATATGGCATGAGGGGGAAAATAGACATTTCACAAACTGAAAGACTTTCGTGTATTTGTAACAAAAAGAGCAGAATTAATGGAAAGTTTAATATAAAAGgttcagggaaaaaggaaaacattaaagactaattcCAATGTCCTCATTATTTACTTCTATATGAGAAAATGTTATCAATATAACTctaggtggggggtggggggaagggtggAGAGCTGGTAACATAGTAACCTTCCTCTCTGAATTCAGgaggaaacaatatatacacGGAACGATGTAGAAGTCTTGTGATTTTATAATGAACGTTGGGGATGCAAGGATGGCTCTGGATGGAGGAACCAGGCGAAGTTGGGAAGCCTGAGATCTAGCCCCGGGTTGGGAGGAGGGATAAGTGATGTTTGAGGGCTTTAAAAGAGGGGCCAGGGAAGCAGGAGGAAAGGAGAGCCCAGGAAAGACGTGGAAGAAAGAAATTCTGACACAGCTCAGGGTAAGGAGATCAGGGACAATGGAGGGGCAGAAGGCTTCGAGGGGACACGGATCCTGGGAAAGCAGCATGACTGTGCCCTAAGGTCTTCCTAGGAGCTGGGGACATTGTCTGGGACCCTCTGGTAGAGCTTAGGCTTGGCGAAGGAGCCAGGGCCTGGGGTCTGATCTGGCAGCAACCCAAGAGtctgggggatggggggaggggggagggggaggagaggcagAGCCACGCAGGAGTTTTGAATGCCCACGTCCAGAGTGGGTCCTCAGGGCAGGCAGAACTCTTGAATCTATCAGGGGCCCAAGTCTGAAGACAGAAGCGCCACGTTTCTAACAGGGATCCAGGAACAAGGCGGGACTCCTGGGTCCTTATGGGCAAGGTCTGAAATTGGGAAAACGGGAACCGGTGATAAATCCGGGGACGGTAACGTCTGACGTTTGGTTACTATTGGGGTGGGAAAAGCAGGGGAAGGGGGCTGGGAAGGGAGGGCTTGTCCAATAGCGGTGTCTGGCAGAGCAGCAGGTTCCTGGTGctgcaggtcacttaatctcccCTTCGCAAAGACAAAGGCAAGTAGCAAAAGCTCAGAGGTGGGGGGTAGATATGCCGGGAGGTGGACGGACCTACCTGGGACTGCAGGAGGCAGAGAGAGCTCAAGTCCAGAAGTCCCAGTTTCCAGCCCGCTCACTGCAGGAGATTTCTCCTGGACAAAAGTTCCCACCTTTAACCGCCCCAGAGCTGTCTCCTTCTATGACGCCCAAGAGCGGGATCTCAGGCCGGGAGCTGCTTTTCCGCCCCAAACCCCGCCCTTCGTCACGTGATTTGTCTTCAACACCGGAGAGGCCCAACGGCTGCCCTGGACTCCTCCCAGGCTTCCAAACTCCCCCCCAAGGGCTCATATTCCACCTGGATCACCGCCCACCAGGCTGTTCCGCTCGGAGATCTCCTCCTCTCCCCAGGCTGCCTCCTTTTCCCACTCTTAGCAAATATGGTCCCAACTGCAACTCGACTTTGGGAACTTTGGGGATTCTATTTACCTTCAAGTGTTAATGCAGATTGGATTGGATTTTCTCCTGATCTAAATTAGAATGAGGGCTCACTTAAAGAAACACTTGTTCTTCCATCCAGTTTTAGGGATATTTGAGCCTCTACGGGGAGATCACTAAAAATTTGACGTTGAGGTCATATGATCAGGAGGAATAAACATCCGGTATAATTGGATCAGAATGACTCCATTCTActctgaaggcagtaaaatatCCACAGGGTCAAATGGTCGGAAGGATGAAGATTTTTTTATGGAAGACAATTCAGAAATGCATTGAAGTCGTTTCACTGGCAATTTTTCTTCACGTTTTAAAACGAAAaccttatttatattattgttatgtttCTAATCTTATATTGGGATTTAGGAAAACCACCGTATAAAAAATGCTAATCTAAAAATGATTCTGAGAGTGTGatattgatgaggtttaggttttggggttccctttcagggaaccaaatgataagggctagatttagggaaccaagatgagattagggtttctgatgGGCAGGGAGTTCAATAAGGTctaatggcaggtttggggttcagggaaccaaatggagaggtttgacTCCCCTACACCCCCTTGGCATTTTTCAATTAgttatctgagataggacatctggactcatatcttttggaatgtcagagtgGCCAGATTTgtacagccctaattatctcatcCCTAATGAACAGGAAAGGGTGGAGGGCCATAGCATATTGACTCAGGGAATTGGAGATATGATAATTCAAagaaactaatgcagggaaactgaggtagaacaattcaaggaaactgtgGCATTAACACTTTCAGTATAAAAGTTtccttgtttatatatttatgtatttgaatgtttacttttgctttgtctgatagCATGATGGCAACCtctggttattttttaaaaattcacttgatgaattttttttctttttccccagttttattttgtgtatatctttGTTGTTAAAATGTGATTCTTTAAAGCATTAGAATGCAGGATTTTGGTTTTTTATCCAATCTGATATTCTTTTTATTGGCTTGTTTAACCCATTCACATTTCAAGTTCTTAGAGTTAagcttatattttcctttaactGTCTCTTAATTGGGGGAAGAAAGTGTCGGCTTTttatttccccctcttctcttgTAAAAACAGTGTTAAATTCCTTTggttacttttatctttttataggGTGACCTGTTCCCAGTGACTGTCTTCCTCTCATTTCAGAtcccttttctcatttgttaGCCCTTTGTCATTTAGAGTTTAGTCTACTAGTACCTCTCTCCTATTTTTATCTACCTATgtatttcttcccctcctttttccctcttagTCAAATagatttcctcttcctctttttccattcAACTAGTccagttcattcatttattattagtttttgGGTTTTGTGTGTTCTCTCACTCTCaccatcttttctctctcttttctgtttactCTAGATCCTCATTTCTGATTTATGACTCctattattcttctcttttctttgtattcatcatacAATTAAAGCTTTCAAAGTATCTATTCAATTCTCTACCTTCTAGGTAGTTTCTTGCCACAAATTTCCCTTTTCCATTGGGTCTCACTCTCAGAACAATATCAGATATTGTGAGAGGAAATTACCTGTTGGGAAGGCTCTTTCTGCACTTCTAATCTCGAACCTCTTCTGTCGACCTTTCTACATTTTCGTGAAAATGTCATCCCTCTGTCGATGCTCTCCCACTCTTCCTAGTGTCAGTTATTCCCAAAGATTCCAACTCTCCCTTCCAGAATGAGAACATTTTTCAGTTACCAAATACACCAGAGCTCATCCAGTGTAAGGAGCTCATTTCCCTTTACCTGTTGAAGTCTTTGTCAGTGAAAGACTCCCACCTCCAAAGTAAGGTCtcctttaaagatttaaaaaaatcttttcctcctcatctcccccACACCTATTCCCCTGTAGGCTCTATTCTTTCTGAGAAATCACTCACACTGTGTACCCTGTTCTCTGCTAGCCCTTGATTTCATCTGGGCATATCATTCACCTCTCTATCctgttcctctcccttccttttatgCACTCTCCCAAAATGTAATGGAGTGCCACAAAATTGTATTCACCATGTAGACTGGCTTTCACCAAGTTCTGTCATTATTCCCCTGTTCAGCTTTTCACTGTCACCTCAACCAGATTTCTATCTTTACCCTATCACCTTGTACACATTTAGAAAGAAGTctcttactgatttttttctgttgtcactattgctgctgctatctTTGCCTGCTTCACTTATTGGCAATGCAAATGGTTGCATTTCTATTGTTTGAGATATTCAAAATACAAATAATCTCATTAGTTCTGGttttcttttcaaactttttttcttttttaattttttattaaagctttttatttacaaaacatctacatgggtaatttttctaacattgactcttgcataaccctttgttgcaaattttcccctccttccccccaactcctcccctagctagcaagtagtccaatacatgttaaatatgttgaaatacatgatAGATCcaatacatgtatgcatatttatacagttattttgtcaAACTTTTTTTCAAGAGAAGAGACTTACAGCAAGGAGTACTATTAGAAATGCTCATCATACACTAACAAAAATGATGGATTCAGAATGCAGAATTTGGACATGGATACTatctgaatttattttacttgactatacatatttgatAGAAGGAGGTGGTAATTAGTGGAAAAGTGGAAAAGTCCAGTGGAAAAGAAACATGaggaaaagcaattttaaataaaaatttcttgggaaaagagaatatttcattatattgaaTGATGAACAGTTATGTTAGATTTAGAAATTTAAGAGAGTGAGAACATAGAAGATGAGAAAATTTTagttctcctccctcttttcattctcatacaaagaaatatgtacatacataaaattCATTCATTGGTCCACCCATCATGTTAAATATAGCACTTAGCATCTATTAATTATCCACTATTTTTAATAGCTGCTTCAAAGGGAATGTACAATGGAAAATCACTGGACTCTAGAAGTCTACATTCTAACATTCCCACAGAAAAGACAGCACACACAAACTAAAGCTGGTATTGTTAGAGATTGTAAGCCCTTTCGTCCATGGCGCCTAAGGAAGGAGTCAAGACTGAAAACAATGACCACATTAATTTGAAGGTGGCAGGGCAAGATGGGTCGGTGGTGCAATTTAAGATTAAGAGACACACACCACTTAGTAAACTAATGAAAGCCTATTGTGAACGACAGGGTTTGTCAATGAGGCAGATCAGATTCCAATTTGATGGGCAACCAATCAATGAAACAGACACACCTGCACAATTGGAAATGGAGGATGAAGATACAATTGATATATTCCAGCAGCAGACAGGAGGCATTTACTAAAGAGAACATGCAACTCTACTCCAGAACTATGCTCCCAAGGAAAACAATGCATTCACAATTAGAAAACCAAGATTTGGTTCATCCACATCCTGACTACTGCAGTATAGAGGATAGAGTTATAGGGATGGGCATTTAAATAATTCATGAACTGCCTTCTTGAGCAGTAGATTGAGAGCTTCATTCCAAGTAACAGTGTGGACAATtgtaaaaaccagaaaaaagatttCCCCAACAGAATCTATTAAGATGGGGGGACTGAGAAAGGATTGATCATGAGtgtcaatttctatttttctctaggtctctctgaCTTTGGTGGTAGTTCTGATCATCAAGATACCACTATCATGAAATCTAAAAACTTGAGTGTTGTCTTCTTCTCCCAGACAGGAATTGGGGTTCTAGggaatttctttatttgtctctTCACCCTTCTGTTTCTCAGTGGACATAGGATGAGATGTATAGATACCATTGTCACTCAACTGGCTTTGGCCAACTGCCTGGGACTTCTCTCAAAAGGCATCCAGACAATGACAGCTTTGGGATTGGTGAATTTCCTGGATGAAATTGGCTGTAAAATTGTTTTCTATCTTCACAGAGCAGCTCAGAATCTTTCACTCAATGTAAACCGCCTTCCGAGTTGCTTTCAGGCCATCACCATCAGCCCCAGCAACTCCATTTGGGCAGATCTTAAAGCCAGAGCTCCCAAATGCCTCATTTCCTCTTGTCTCTTCTGTTGGACTTAccacctactttttttttttttttttttttttttgaggatcaaatgagatatttatttctttttcttctttcat
Proteins encoded in this region:
- the LOC127557680 gene encoding small ubiquitin-related modifier 2-like codes for the protein MPGGGRTYLGLQEAERAQVQKSQFPARSLQEISPGQKFPPLTAPELSPSMTPKSGISGRELLFRPKPRPSSPLSSMAPKEGVKTENNDHINLKVAGQDGSVVQFKIKRHTPLSKLMKAYCERQGLSMRQIRFQFDGQPINETDTPAQLEMEDEDTIDIFQQQTGGIY